One Bacillota bacterium genomic region harbors:
- a CDS encoding GerMN domain-containing protein: MAVRLKAWIGAAVALVLIAAGGLWYAARYEDRILPAIGLGQPVVLYFAAPDGAQLEPEVRYVLPGQDNPMRRLELLARGPRLGSGLAPVLPTGARPLEVKIEGDTAIVSFSREIRERHWGGTTGELMTVYGIVNTLAGYPGIRRVQILVEGKPVETLAGHLDLTQPLEADPSLVRRRASSRRFGTPVAPPAPAS, translated from the coding sequence ATGGCCGTGCGGCTGAAGGCGTGGATCGGGGCCGCGGTGGCCCTGGTGCTGATCGCTGCCGGCGGCCTGTGGTACGCCGCGCGTTACGAGGACCGCATCCTGCCCGCCATCGGGCTGGGGCAGCCGGTGGTGCTCTACTTTGCAGCCCCGGACGGGGCACAGCTCGAACCCGAGGTGCGCTACGTCCTGCCCGGGCAGGATAACCCGATGCGGCGGCTGGAGCTTCTGGCCAGGGGACCGCGCCTCGGCAGCGGCCTGGCGCCGGTGCTCCCCACAGGAGCCCGGCCGCTGGAGGTGAAGATCGAGGGCGATACCGCCATCGTGAGCTTTTCCCGGGAAATACGGGAGCGCCACTGGGGCGGGACGACCGGCGAACTGATGACCGTCTACGGCATTGTCAACACGCTGGCCGGCTACCCGGGGATCCGCAGGGTGCAGATCCTGGTGGAGGGCAAGCCGGTGGAGACGCTTGCCGGGCACCTCGACCTAACGCAGCCGCTGGAAGCTGACCCATCGCTGGTGCGCCGCCGGGCCTCGTCCCGGCGTTTCGGGACG